CCGTGCACAGCCCTAAAGGATGCCTCCCCCGACCCCCGGTCATCGAGACCCAGGGCCCACGTGTCCTCCCTGCATGGCCTCCCTGCTTCACTGGCTGCCCCGGTGCTCGTGTGTCCCTGTCTCTGCAACCCGCCAGCCCCTCGCTGATGGAGGCTGCCCTGAAGGCTTGCGCGGTGTGTCTAGTCACCAGCAGACAGGACGGCTTGTCCGCTTCGGCCTGATAACCTCTTAGGGGTCTGAGTGTCGCAAACAGAGGAAACATCCGGCCTAGAGCCGGCTCTCCCCCGGGGAACAGCCGGGCCTGCACGAGGTCTCTGCGCCTCTCGCCTCTGCGTCCTACACAGGTGATTAGGGAGTCTAATTGAGTTGGCTGTAAAAAGATAATTAATTGGCATTTCCCTCCTGGAGAGGTCAAGCTGCCTGATCTCCCTGGCCGGCAGTGACCTTTATCTTGCTGATAAAGCCATAATTGTTGTAATTAAAATCGACACAAAGGCTTCAGAAGTCACTCCCCAGATCTGGAGTCTCGCATCTGCTCACAGGGCCGCCTGGCTGGGGAGGACCCAGCAACGCGCCAGGAGCAGCGCCAAGGgccctggaggccgaggtgggaCCCCTCCCCCCAGGAACACTGTCCCCTTTGGAGCATAAGGGGGTGAGGGCGTTTCTTCCTCTTATGTGGCATCCTCAGGGCCCACGGAGTCCGTGCAAACTCGGCCAGGAGAACGGCTGGCTGACCTGTCCCCAGGGAGGCTCTGCAGGCTTGGACATCACACAGCAGAGCCAACAGAAGCTGAGTGACCCAGTGGACGGGCCAGGAAGCCACCATCCAGCCAATTCAGAGGAGGTGGCAGGGAGCATGTCCGAGACGGGGGTCAGCGAGCGGGGCGGAGCGGGGCCCGGCCGGACTGTGCTctgggggcagctggggcagCGGCCTGGCTCCATGGAGAGCAGGTCGAAGGGTGAGGAGGACCCTGGAGTCCCACCAAGGGCAGAGCTGGCAGCAGCCGGGCAGTGCTGGGGCCCGCGAGGTCGTGGTGGGCGCGGAGAGCATGGTGGTTCAGAGTCGAAAGTATTTGCGGCAGAGCTGGCGTCGCTGGGGCTGCTGAGAGCAGACGAGGCGCGGAGAGGGTGCGGGGTGGGGGCACGGAGGCTGCTCTGGCTTCTGGCTCAAGCGCCTGGAGTGGTTGCCCATCCCCAGAAGGCGGTTCCCCCTGAGCAGATGAGGCCGGCGAGTGCAGGCAGCAGGAAGTGGCCTGGTGTCCAGCACGGGCAGCACGTGTTTGTGGGGATGGGCACCCCTCAGTCTCCTGTGTCCAGGATCCAATTCCAAAGGCTGCCCCGCCGcctgcccctccttccctgtGGGGCCGTCCACTGGGGTCAGATGCacttcccagcccccagtcccAGGCCAGGGTCCAAATGCACCTGAATCTGGGAAGACTCCCTCCCAGGACTGCAGACACAGCTGCCTCTGGGGTTTCAGCCATTTCGTGCCGGGTCTCGGAGCACCCTGCTCTTCTGTCCCTGGACGGCGCACGGCGCGTCCCGGGGGTCGGGAATGCCCGCCCTCGTGGCCGAGATGGAGGCGGTCCTGAGCCGCCATCGGGTTCACCATGCCCTCTCCCCGCCTTGTCCACCCCGTTGGTTTCCGAGACCTGGGCTCCGAGGCTGCCTGTGATGGTCGGGAGGACAGGCCTCTTCCAACAGCCCAGAGCCGGGGGGCGGCAGCTCAGGCTGGGTGTGGACcggcccccagcccaccccccggcccccggcccccagcccctggcagtggCGTCTTGCGGGCCCAGGTCTGAGGTTACTTCTCCGGGAGGGACGGCGGCCCCGGCCAGCCCAGCTCCGCCTGGCGCCACTAGCACGGTCACCTTGTCAGAGCACAGCGCAGGGTCTCTATTGTCCAGAGGTgttgataaaagaggcaggagAAGTCAGCCCCTCATGAAGTCACGTGGAAGCCGGTGGTGCGTTAAGAAATGGAAACAGTGCCGTCAGCAGCACAGTTCCTGTCGTTGCCCAGGACGTAAATAGTGTGAGGGCAGCAGAAGCTGCTGAGGAGAGGACGTTAGCAGAGAACGTCCTTGTGGAGGGAGACTTTCCTTTTTATAATGTACCATAATGATGAGGTGAAGACACCTCCGGGAGAAATAATTCCCCACCTGTAATTTGGAAATTCTTCTGGGACCCGTCTCCACCTCTCCCTGCAGAAGCTGGGGCTCCGGGGAAGGCGCGTTAATGCCTGCAGCCCCGGGACCCCATCCCGAGCATATGGATGAGAAACACCCCTCCACTCACCCGGAGGCCCCCCCACCAAGGGGGGCCGATGAGGGGTCCACCCTGCAGACTCCGCTGGCAGGAGCGTCCAGCCACCTCCCTGAGGCTCCTCCCCACTGGTGTTCATGGACAGAGGGTGGGCAGCAGAGTCCTGAGTCCAGCCCCCATAGGACAGCGGGCCTGATGGGCCTGTTTTGGGGACGGTCCTGGGGTGACCCTGCACCAACGCCACATCGCAGAGTCCCCTGGAAGCTCAGCTGTCGGCCTCTGTGCAGAAAAGGCCGAGTGCGGAGGTGCGGGGCTGGGGCTGCACCCCTGTCTGTGAGCCGCCGGAGCATGGGGGCGGGCCTGCTAGGGGAAACGCTCCCTGTCGCCCTCGCCCCTTGGGGCCCCAGGcggaggagggatggaggaagccGGGGGGAGCAGCAGTCCGGGGGGCACCCGCTGCAGGACAGGCAGGCCGAGCCCAGCTCGCGGACACTCCCCAGCACAGGAGGGCTCCAGGGTCTCCTGGGGGGGCGGCTGCAGCCCCACCCATGCCCCTCGCCGTCACGGGTGCAGTCTGACGTCACCCGCACTGGGCAGCCGTCAGCAAGCAGGAATGTCCTCTGGCCACACTGTTCAGAAGCGGGCGCTGGGCTCTGCCTGGCCAAGCACGAGGCCTCTGGCCTGTGGCCTGCCCAGTCCTGCCCCAGGCAGCCCGGGCCTCAGCCAGCAGGGGCCTCGCGACAGGAGACCCTCCCAGCCCCAGAGCACAGCCTGCCAGGCCTGGTAGCGGACCCCAGATGAAGGGGCGTCAAAGGGCTGTGGCCCCCAAAGCATACCAGCCACGGAGCCTGCTCTGTCTCACTGGACCCGGCCTGGC
This sequence is a window from Globicephala melas chromosome 1, mGloMel1.2, whole genome shotgun sequence. Protein-coding genes within it:
- the LOC132593426 gene encoding uncharacterized protein; protein product: MLRRLTDRGAAPAPHLRTRPFLHRGRQLSFQGTLRCGVGAGSPQDRPQNRPIRPAVLWGLDSGLCCPPSVHEHQWGGASGRWLDAPASGVCRVDPSSAPLGGGASGDPALCSDKVTVLVAPGGAGLAGAAVPPGEVTSDLGPQDATARGWGPGAGGWAGGRSTPSLSCRPPALGCWKRPVLPTITGSLGAQVSETNGVDKAGRGHGEPDGGSGPPPSRPRGRAFPTPGTRRAPSRDRRAGCSETRHEMAETPEAAVSAVLGGSLPRFRCIWTLAWDWGLGSASDPSGRPHREGGAGGGAAFGIGSWTQETEGCPSPQTRAARAGHQATSCCLHSPASSAQGEPPSGDGQPLQALEPEARAASVPPPRTLSAPRLLSAAPATPALPQILSTLNHHALRAHHDLAGPSTARLLPALPLVGLQGPPHPSTCSPWSQAAAPAAPRAQSGRAPLRPAR